Proteins encoded by one window of Myxococcales bacterium:
- a CDS encoding HAD family phosphatase — protein MTIKALIFDFDGVITDTEPIHMNAWLSALESFGISFSENDYKNFYIGLNDRDFLYEIGRRNSVSFDDAQKTELIKIKAAICMERLKSEIPLIPGVREFIEESSKKYMLAICSGALRSEIGFILKKSGLFDYFCTIISAESVEKGKPDPEGYIKTLEDLRVLFSSVILANEVAAIEDSPKGIEAARKAGLKCIGVTNSYPRAELTFANLVVDSLAELDSVSFDLK, from the coding sequence ATGACAATCAAAGCCCTAATTTTTGATTTTGACGGAGTGATAACCGACACAGAACCCATTCATATGAACGCATGGCTCTCCGCGCTCGAGTCCTTCGGCATCTCTTTTAGCGAGAATGACTATAAAAATTTTTACATCGGTCTCAACGACAGGGACTTTCTGTACGAGATTGGTCGTAGAAACTCTGTTAGCTTTGACGATGCCCAAAAAACAGAGCTCATAAAAATAAAAGCAGCCATATGTATGGAGCGCTTGAAGTCGGAGATACCTCTCATCCCTGGAGTAAGAGAGTTTATAGAAGAGAGTTCGAAAAAATATATGCTGGCTATATGCAGTGGTGCACTTCGCAGCGAAATAGGATTCATACTTAAAAAATCCGGCCTCTTTGATTATTTTTGTACCATCATATCGGCTGAGTCGGTGGAGAAGGGAAAGCCAGATCCCGAGGGATATATCAAAACCCTCGAAGATCTTCGGGTGCTCTTTTCATCTGTCATACTTGCGAACGAAGTCGCAGCTATCGAGGATTCTCCGAAAGGCATAGAGGCCGCCCGCAAGGCCGGTCTGAAGTGCATAGGTGTCACCAACTCCTATCCGAGGGCCGAACTGACCTTTGCGAATCTTGTGGTGGACTCTCTCGCCGAACTGGATTCTGTCAGTTTCGATCTTAAGTAA